The Haloplanus sp. CK5-1 genome segment GACAACACGAGCGAATCCGGCTGGACAACCCACTCGAGTAGGATTGTCGCATTCCTGATATTCCGATGGGAAAAGAGGGACGTGCCAAGACAATGTCGTCTTGGGCAGTAGGGAAAAGTGTGAGAGCCAAGGGCCGGAAGTGAGCCGAAGGCTCATATGCCAATAGTGAGAGGCTCCGAGCATGGGCGATACCGACCCGCGACAGCTCGTCGACGATCTCCGGACGCGACTTCGGGGCAATGCTGAAGAACCGCCGGAGGTCCCGTTCGAGGCCGACCGTCGCCACCTCCTCAAGATGAGCGACAACATGCGGCTCATGCAGTCCGAAATCGGTGACCATCGGCAACTGAAACTCCTCCGGCACGTCCGACGTATGGCAATCGTCCCGGAGTGGCCAACCGTCGAGGACTTCGAGGACAACGATGAAGCGGCAACTGCCGGCATCAGTGACATCGACGACGTCGAGGAGCTCCTGAACGAGCACGGATACCTCGGACTCACTCTCGAGTACCGTGCAGCTGCCGACGCCCTCGTCCGCTGGATTCACAGCGAGTACGAAAACGAACACACGAACCAAGACTACCGAACGGCCTTGCGGTCGTTCGGCCGCTACAGACTGAAGCGTGACGAACCCCCCGACAGTCTCGCTTGGATCCCGACGACCACCAGCAACGACTTCGACCCCGTTCCCTCCGAACGCGATCTCCTCAGGTGGGAGGACGACGTCGTCCCGATGATCGAGGCGTGTCACAACCCTCGCGACAAGGCGCTGATCGCCGTCCAGTTCGAGGCAGGCTGTCGGAGTGGCGAACTCTTCGATATCCGCGTCGGCGACGTGTTCGACGGCGAGTACACGACGAGTCTCCACGTCGACGGG includes the following:
- a CDS encoding site-specific integrase, whose amino-acid sequence is MGDTDPRQLVDDLRTRLRGNAEEPPEVPFEADRRHLLKMSDNMRLMQSEIGDHRQLKLLRHVRRMAIVPEWPTVEDFEDNDEAATAGISDIDDVEELLNEHGYLGLTLEYRAAADALVRWIHSEYENEHTNQDYRTALRSFGRYRLKRDEPPDSLAWIPTTTSNDFDPVPSERDLLRWEDDVVPMIEACHNPRDKALIAVQFEAGCRSGELFDIRVGDVFDGEYTTSLHVDGKRGERSIALVISLPYLQDWITDDRCPEEGDAFLWSKLNKSERASYRTWRDYFENAAERAGVTKAVTPTNFRKSNTRWLVLQGYSQARIEDRQGRKRGSDHTRRYMARFGEESQERAYARLHGLDVEPEDDAGDISPIECPRCQRETPRDKEQCMWCNFALSEDAVGAAKTRQELGLQAVGQLVNEEGLSPAEAAEAIQRTVDERVQAALSDHEEPS